In a single window of the Flavivirga spongiicola genome:
- the mrdA gene encoding penicillin-binding protein 2, translated as MRQLLLFVSIILVGLLFIFRLFYLQVYTSNEHNLFDDNAIRKVYDYPKRGFIYDRNNQLLVANQPSYDVMVIPREVEPLDTLEFCSLLKIDKEQFIKTYNRARRYSPRLPSVFVSHLSKEDYAALQEKMRKFEGFYIQKRSLRHYQTTIGANVLGDIGEVNTSDLKKDSYYRMGDLKGKQGVEASYEDILRGVKGIKFIQKDRFNRNIGPYKEGTFDTIPEQGKDITITIDAKLQEYGELLMQNKRGGVIAIEPASGEILAMIAAPTYDPNLLVGRERSKNFTTLFNDSIAKPLFNRSLQGVYEPGSPFKLMNALIGLQEGVITPHETVTCYAGYKYGNRFMKCHCYIGKRNNLISGIQESCNAYFATTYRKILDKSGNSSTGIDIWSKHAKSFGLGNFLNNDLYVGQKGRIPDRNYYKHIYPKTFYSTYTISNAIGQGEVATTPIQLANMIAAIANRGYYYTPHIIKSIEGKTLPEQFTKTRYTTIDKTHFEPVIEGMLQVYKKGTAAFLQVKDIDICGKTGTVENFAIIDSLKTQLTDHSIFVAFAPKNDPKIAIAVFVENGYWGSRFAGKIASLMIEKHIKGAITRKDLEEWILRHSLENEYAKPYSGEPFRINEYTKLQLVDDSEYKRLKRRLKTSQNL; from the coding sequence ATGAGACAACTCTTACTTTTCGTTTCTATAATACTTGTAGGTCTTTTATTTATATTCAGACTCTTTTACCTTCAGGTATATACTTCAAATGAGCATAATTTATTTGATGATAATGCTATTAGAAAAGTATATGATTATCCCAAGCGAGGGTTTATTTACGATAGAAATAACCAACTTTTAGTAGCCAATCAACCATCGTATGATGTTATGGTTATTCCACGTGAAGTAGAACCATTGGATACTCTTGAGTTTTGTTCATTATTAAAAATTGATAAAGAACAGTTTATAAAAACTTATAATAGAGCAAGACGCTACTCTCCCAGATTACCTTCCGTTTTTGTATCTCATTTATCAAAAGAAGATTATGCCGCTTTGCAGGAAAAAATGCGAAAGTTTGAAGGATTTTATATTCAAAAAAGATCACTCAGACATTACCAAACTACTATTGGTGCTAATGTTTTAGGGGATATAGGAGAGGTAAACACCAGCGATTTAAAAAAAGATTCCTATTACAGAATGGGAGATTTAAAGGGAAAACAAGGGGTTGAAGCATCTTACGAAGACATACTTCGGGGTGTAAAAGGCATTAAGTTTATCCAAAAAGATAGATTTAATAGAAATATTGGTCCCTATAAAGAAGGTACGTTTGATACCATCCCAGAACAAGGAAAAGATATTACGATTACTATTGATGCAAAACTGCAAGAATACGGCGAACTACTCATGCAAAATAAACGTGGTGGCGTTATTGCTATTGAACCAGCTTCGGGAGAAATATTAGCTATGATAGCAGCTCCGACCTACGACCCTAATCTTTTAGTAGGAAGAGAACGCTCTAAAAATTTCACTACACTTTTCAATGATTCTATAGCAAAACCTTTATTTAATAGAAGTTTACAAGGTGTTTACGAACCCGGTTCACCTTTTAAATTAATGAATGCCTTAATTGGTTTACAGGAAGGCGTTATAACGCCTCATGAAACTGTTACCTGTTATGCCGGATATAAATATGGTAATCGTTTTATGAAATGCCACTGCTATATTGGTAAGCGTAATAATTTGATTTCAGGAATACAAGAATCTTGCAATGCTTATTTTGCAACTACTTATAGAAAAATTTTAGATAAAAGCGGTAATTCTTCAACAGGCATTGACATCTGGAGCAAGCATGCTAAAAGTTTTGGTTTAGGTAATTTTTTAAACAATGATCTATATGTTGGACAAAAAGGTAGAATTCCAGACAGAAACTACTACAAACATATATATCCTAAAACTTTTTATTCAACTTACACCATATCCAATGCTATCGGACAAGGTGAAGTAGCCACCACCCCCATTCAGTTGGCCAATATGATTGCTGCCATAGCGAATAGAGGCTATTACTACACGCCACATATTATTAAATCTATTGAAGGCAAAACACTACCCGAACAGTTTACAAAAACTAGGTATACAACCATTGATAAAACCCATTTTGAACCAGTAATAGAAGGCATGCTACAAGTTTATAAAAAAGGGACTGCCGCATTTTTACAAGTAAAAGATATAGACATCTGTGGCAAAACTGGAACTGTAGAGAATTTTGCTATTATAGATAGTTTAAAAACACAACTTACAGATCATTCTATTTTCGTTGCTTTTGCGCCTAAAAATGATCCTAAAATAGCTATTGCTGTTTTTGTTGAAAATGGTTATTGGGGAAGCCGGTTCGCAGGTAAAATAGCTAGCTTAATGATTGAAAAACATATTAAAGGCGCCATTACCAGAAAAGATCTTGAAGAGTGGATTTTAAGACATAGTTTAGAAAACGAATACGCTAAACCATATTCTGGAGAACCTTTTAGAATAAATGAATATACTAAGTTACAGCTTGTTGACGACTCTGAATATAAACGACTTAAGCGGCGATTAAAAACTTCACAAAACCTATAA
- the mreD gene encoding rod shape-determining protein MreD, which translates to MNNLLSVNSVRFVVLILIQALLFNNINFLGYINPYPYILFIAFFPVKSNRVMIILSGFLLGLITDMFLDSGGIHAAACVFIAYVRPVILKFSFGTMYEHHHIRFGAVDFGSKLTYIIVLVILHHSILFSLEIFNLSKIILILKKTLFSSIFTILLSTIITIIFSRNPK; encoded by the coding sequence TTCTGTAAATAGCGTCCGTTTTGTTGTATTAATATTAATACAGGCTTTATTATTTAATAACATTAACTTTTTGGGTTATATAAACCCTTATCCATACATTTTATTTATTGCTTTTTTTCCAGTAAAAAGTAACCGTGTTATGATCATTTTATCAGGCTTCCTGTTAGGGTTAATTACTGATATGTTTTTAGATTCTGGAGGCATTCATGCAGCAGCTTGTGTATTTATTGCCTATGTAAGACCTGTTATATTGAAATTTTCTTTTGGAACGATGTACGAACACCATCATATAAGATTCGGTGCTGTAGACTTTGGTTCTAAACTTACTTATATTATAGTACTTGTTATATTACACCATAGTATTTTGTTTTCATTAGAAATATTTAACTTATCGAAAATAATTTTAATACTTAAAAAAACGTTATTCTCAAGTATATTTACTATTTTATTAAGTACTATAATAACTATTATTTTTAGTCGAAATCCCAAATGA
- the rodA gene encoding rod shape-determining protein RodA, with amino-acid sequence MVRETNKHYKFDWITIILFLLLVGFGWLNILSASHTGGDIDYFTFSQPYGKQSIFILLTFCIIIVILGIEAKFYERFSSIIYIVSMLSLIGLFIFGKNVNGATSWYAIGSMTLQPSEFAKTATALAVAKQISDLNTNINSFKDQIQTFIIIIIPALLVLLQNDTGSTIVYGAFFFVLYREGLPKYYLSIGVSVIILSVLALKFGPLTTSVIASIFILGYYFLNRKKFTLFQSLFMLLLSIGLSYGIKLFYDSILKPHQQDRISLWLRLEKDPVKLEAMKKTFAYNLNESEKAISSGGFNGRGFMEGTRTTGKFVPEQHTDYIFSTVGEEWGFLGSSFVVIVFILLLLRILHLAELQKSQFSRVYGYGVASIIFIHFLINIGMVMGLIPTIGIPLPLFSYGGSGLWAFTILIFIFIKLDSNKINEW; translated from the coding sequence ATGGTTAGGGAAACTAACAAACATTATAAATTTGATTGGATTACCATTATCCTCTTTTTGTTACTGGTCGGATTTGGTTGGTTAAATATACTATCGGCTTCTCATACAGGAGGTGATATAGACTATTTTACTTTCTCACAACCTTATGGCAAGCAATCCATATTTATACTACTCACTTTTTGTATCATTATAGTTATTTTAGGTATTGAAGCCAAATTTTATGAGCGCTTTTCAAGTATTATATATATAGTATCTATGCTATCCCTTATTGGGCTTTTTATCTTCGGAAAAAATGTAAACGGTGCTACATCATGGTATGCCATTGGCTCTATGACACTTCAACCTAGCGAATTTGCGAAAACAGCCACTGCACTCGCTGTAGCAAAACAGATCAGTGATTTAAATACGAACATTAACAGTTTTAAAGATCAAATTCAAACCTTTATAATTATTATTATTCCGGCTCTTTTGGTTTTATTACAAAATGACACTGGCAGTACCATTGTTTATGGTGCTTTCTTTTTTGTTTTGTATAGAGAAGGATTACCAAAGTATTACCTCTCTATAGGCGTGTCCGTTATCATACTATCCGTTTTGGCTTTAAAATTTGGCCCTTTAACAACCTCAGTAATTGCTTCTATTTTTATTTTAGGTTATTATTTTTTAAACAGAAAAAAGTTTACATTATTTCAATCTTTATTTATGTTATTACTTTCCATAGGACTGTCTTATGGAATAAAATTGTTTTATGACAGCATTTTAAAACCTCACCAACAAGACAGAATAAGTTTATGGTTGCGGTTAGAAAAAGACCCTGTTAAGCTAGAAGCAATGAAAAAAACTTTTGCCTATAACTTAAACGAATCTGAAAAAGCAATTAGTTCAGGTGGTTTTAACGGCAGAGGTTTTATGGAAGGTACCAGAACGACTGGGAAGTTTGTGCCTGAACAACATACCGATTATATTTTTAGCACTGTTGGGGAAGAATGGGGATTCTTAGGCAGTTCCTTTGTGGTTATCGTGTTTATTTTACTCTTATTGCGTATTCTCCACTTAGCAGAATTACAAAAATCGCAATTTAGTAGGGTGTATGGTTATGGTGTAGCTTCTATTATATTTATTCATTTTTTAATCAATATTGGCATGGTCATGGGGTTAATTCCAACTATAGGGATTCCGCTAC